From the genome of Armatimonadota bacterium, one region includes:
- a CDS encoding uracil-DNA glycosylase — MDKNEHMNRLKIEALSLKDEICGPSVNIVWGEGGLDSALAVVGEAPAVDENRIGRPFIGRVGRFLDHDLEIAGIERSRVYITNTLKCWSFKMKGARRVNRPPSTREIEAWSDVLLREVEIVNPAFILCLGNISAGALIHKQFVMKRERGAWFDGPFGSRVMATYHPGYVARFGGMNDGAVLKKFRRDLREVAAEFAKFDM; from the coding sequence TTGGATAAGAACGAACACATGAACAGACTCAAGATCGAAGCGCTGTCTCTGAAAGATGAGATATGCGGTCCGTCAGTAAATATAGTCTGGGGGGAGGGTGGCCTCGATTCTGCGCTTGCTGTTGTGGGAGAGGCTCCCGCTGTTGATGAAAACCGCATCGGCAGGCCGTTTATCGGCAGAGTGGGGCGTTTTCTGGACCATGATCTTGAAATCGCGGGGATTGAGCGCAGTCGAGTCTATATAACCAATACTCTGAAATGCTGGTCTTTCAAAATGAAAGGCGCGAGGCGGGTAAACCGACCGCCGTCCACTAGAGAGATCGAGGCATGGTCGGATGTGCTATTGCGTGAGGTCGAAATAGTAAATCCGGCGTTTATATTATGCTTAGGGAATATATCGGCAGGCGCATTGATACATAAGCAATTCGTGATGAAAAGAGAGAGGGGAGCCTGGTTTGACGGACCGTTTGGATCACGAGTGATGGCTACATATCACCCGGGTTATGTTGCCAGGTTTGGCGGAATGAACGACGGAGCTGTATTAAAAAAATTCCGCCGCGATTTGAGAGAAGTTGCGGCGGAATTTGCGAAATTTGATATGTAA